A stretch of the Lolium perenne isolate Kyuss_39 chromosome 3, Kyuss_2.0, whole genome shotgun sequence genome encodes the following:
- the LOC127342541 gene encoding magnesium-protoporphyrin IX monomethyl ester [oxidative] cyclase, chloroplastic, with product MASAMELSLLNPTMHHHGIASKSTSHLPAVPARRASSGAVRFRVRASAAAPPAPAAKPGSPKKRGKTEVSESLLTPRFYTTDFDEMEQLFNAEINKQLNQDEFDALLQEFKTDYNQTHFIRNPEFKEAADKMQGPLRQIFVEFLERSCTAEFSGFLLYKELGRRLKKTNPVVAEIFSLMSRDEARHAGFLNKGLSDFNLALDLGFLTKARKYTFFKPKFIFYATYLSEKIGYWRYITIFRHLKANPEYQVYPIFKYFENWCQDENRHGDFFSALMKAQPQFLNDWKAKLWSRFFCLSVYVTMYLNDCQRSAFYEGIGLNTKEFDMHVIIETNRTTARIFPAVPDVENPEFKRKLDRMVEINLKIIAIGESNDLPLVKNLKRVPLIAQLVSEIIAAYLMPPIESGSVDFADFEPKLVY from the exons ATGGCATCTGCCATGGAGCTCTCCCTCCTCAACCCCACAATGCACCACCACGGCATCGCCTCCAAGTCCACCTCCCACCTCCCCGCCGTCCCCGCGCGCCGGGCCTCGTCCGGCGCCGTCCGCTTCCGCGTGAGGGCCTCCGCCGCGGCGCCGCCCGCGCCCGCCGCCAAGCCCGGCTCCCCCAAGAAGCGGGGCAAGACCGAGGTCTCCGAGTCGCTCCTCACGCCGCGCTTCTACACCACGGACTTCGACGAGATGGAGCAGCTCTTCAACGCCGAGATCAACAAGCAGCTCAACCAGGACGAGTTCGACGCGCTGCTGCAGGAGTTCAAGACGGACTACAACCAGACCCACTTCATCCGCAACCCCGAGTTCAAGGAGGCCGCCGACAAGATGCAGGGCCCGCTCCGACAGATATTCGTCGAGTTCCTCGAGCGCTCCTGCACCGCAGAGTTCTCCGGCTTCCTCCTCTACAAGGAGCTCGGCAGAAGGCTCAAG AAAACCAACCCGGTGGTGGCCGAGATCTTCTCGCTCATGTCCAGGGACGAGGCCAGGCACGCTGG GTTCCTGAACAAGGGACTATCCGACTTCAACCTGGCACTGGACCTCGGCTTCCTGACCAAGGCTAGGAAGTACACCTTcttcaagcccaagttcatcttcTACGCCACCTACCTGTCGGAGAAGATCGGGTACTGGAGGTACATCACCATCTTCAGGCACCTCAAGGCCAACCCGGAGTACCAGGTGTACCCCATCTTCAAGTACTTCGAGAACTGGTGCCAGGACGAGAACAGGCACGGCGACTTCTTCTCCGCGCTGATGAAGGCGCAGCCGCAGTTCCTCAACGACTGGAAGGCAAAGCTCTGGTCACGCTTCTTCTGCCTTTCG GTGTATGTAACCATGTACCTGAATGACTGCCAACGCAGTGCCTTCTACGAAGGAATTGGTCTTAACACAAAAGAATTCGACATGCATGTGATCATAGAG ACCAATCGCACGACAGCGAGGATCTTCCCTGCTGTCCCAGATGTTGAGAACCCTGAATTCAAGAGGAAGCTTGACAGGATGGTAGAAATCAACCTGAAGATCATTGCTATTGGAGAGTCCAACGACTTACCCCTGGTGAAGAACCTGAAGAGGGTTCCTCTTATTGCCCAACTGGTGTCTGAGATCATCGCCGCGTACCTCATGCCCCCCATCGAGTCTGGCtccgttgattttgccgattttgaGCCCAAGCTTGTGTACTGA